One Capra hircus breed San Clemente chromosome 29, ASM170441v1, whole genome shotgun sequence genomic region harbors:
- the TMEM109 gene encoding transmembrane protein 109 isoform X2, giving the protein MAGSGSSSPWGKHLFKVVLMVLVALLLLLSVSSQSHRDFVTPGQQKREAPVDLLSQIGGSVRGTLDTWIGAETMHLVSETLAQIMWAISSAISVAFFALSGIAAQLLNALGLEGDHITQSLKLSPGQVQTFLLWGAGALVAYWLLSVLLGLVLALLGRILWGLKLALFLAAFVALVRSVPDPSTRALLLLALLTLYALLSRLTGTRASGAQLEAKVRGLERQVEELRWRQRRAVKGPRNVEEE; this is encoded by the exons ATGGCAGGCTCAGGCAGCAGCTCGCCATGGGGCAAGCATCTGTTCAAAGTTGTCCTGATGGTGCTCGTGGCCCTCCTGCTCCTGCTCTCAGTGTCTTCCCAGTCACATCGAGACTTCGTGACGCCAGGACAGCAGAAGAGGGAGGCCCCGGTTGATCTCTTGAGCCAGATCGGTGGCTCTGTGCGGGGAACCTTGGACACCTGGATTGGGGCAGAAACCATGCACCTGGTTTCCGAG ACCTTGGCGCAGATAATGTGGGCCATCTCATCAGCCATTTCTGTGGCCTTCTTCGCACTGTCTGGGATCGCTGCTCAGTTGCTGAATGCCTTGGGGCTAGAAG GAGATCACATCACCCAGAGCCTGAAGCTCAGCCCCGGCCAAGTCCAGACCTTCCTGCTGTGGGGAGCAGGCGCCCTGGTTGCCTATTGGCTGCTGTCAGTGCTTCTCGGCTTGGTCTTGGCCTTGCTGGGGCGGATCCTGTGGGGCCTGAAGCTTGCCCTCTTCCTGGCTGCCTTTGTGGCCCTGGTGAGGTCCGTGCCGGACCCCTCCACCCGGGCGCTGCTCCTCCTGGCCTTGCTGACTCTCTATGCCCTGCTGAGCCGGCTCACTGGCACCCGCGCCTCGGGAGCCCAGCTGGAGGCCAAGGTGCGGGGGCTGGAACGCCAGGTGGAGGAGCTGCGCTGGCGGCAGAGGCGAGCAGTCAAGGGGCCCCGGAACGTGGAGGAGGAGTGA
- the TMEM109 gene encoding transmembrane protein 109 isoform X1, with protein sequence MAAAATDPAMAGSGSSSPWGKHLFKVVLMVLVALLLLLSVSSQSHRDFVTPGQQKREAPVDLLSQIGGSVRGTLDTWIGAETMHLVSETLAQIMWAISSAISVAFFALSGIAAQLLNALGLEGDHITQSLKLSPGQVQTFLLWGAGALVAYWLLSVLLGLVLALLGRILWGLKLALFLAAFVALVRSVPDPSTRALLLLALLTLYALLSRLTGTRASGAQLEAKVRGLERQVEELRWRQRRAVKGPRNVEEE encoded by the exons ATGGCGGCGGCCGCTACAG ATCCAGCCATGGCAGGCTCAGGCAGCAGCTCGCCATGGGGCAAGCATCTGTTCAAAGTTGTCCTGATGGTGCTCGTGGCCCTCCTGCTCCTGCTCTCAGTGTCTTCCCAGTCACATCGAGACTTCGTGACGCCAGGACAGCAGAAGAGGGAGGCCCCGGTTGATCTCTTGAGCCAGATCGGTGGCTCTGTGCGGGGAACCTTGGACACCTGGATTGGGGCAGAAACCATGCACCTGGTTTCCGAG ACCTTGGCGCAGATAATGTGGGCCATCTCATCAGCCATTTCTGTGGCCTTCTTCGCACTGTCTGGGATCGCTGCTCAGTTGCTGAATGCCTTGGGGCTAGAAG GAGATCACATCACCCAGAGCCTGAAGCTCAGCCCCGGCCAAGTCCAGACCTTCCTGCTGTGGGGAGCAGGCGCCCTGGTTGCCTATTGGCTGCTGTCAGTGCTTCTCGGCTTGGTCTTGGCCTTGCTGGGGCGGATCCTGTGGGGCCTGAAGCTTGCCCTCTTCCTGGCTGCCTTTGTGGCCCTGGTGAGGTCCGTGCCGGACCCCTCCACCCGGGCGCTGCTCCTCCTGGCCTTGCTGACTCTCTATGCCCTGCTGAGCCGGCTCACTGGCACCCGCGCCTCGGGAGCCCAGCTGGAGGCCAAGGTGCGGGGGCTGGAACGCCAGGTGGAGGAGCTGCGCTGGCGGCAGAGGCGAGCAGTCAAGGGGCCCCGGAACGTGGAGGAGGAGTGA
- the PRPF19 gene encoding pre-mRNA-processing factor 19 → MSLICSISNEVPEHPCVSPVSNHVYERRLIEKYIAENGTDPINNQPLSEEQLIDIKVAHPIRPKPPSATSIPAILKALQDEWDAVMLHSFTLRQQLQTTRQELSHALYQHDAACRVIARLTKEVTAAREALATLKPQAGLIVPQAVPSSQPSVVGAGEPMDLGELVGMTPEIIQKLQDKATVLTTERKKRGKTVPEELVKPEELSKYRQVASHVGLHSASIPGILALDLCPSDTNKILTGGADKNVVVFDKSSEQILATLKGHTKKVTSVVFHPSQELVFSASPDATIRIWSVPNASCVQVVRAHESAVTGLSLHATGDYLLSSSDDQYWAFSDIQTGRVLTKVTDETSGCSLTCAQFHPDGLIFGTGTMDSQIKIWDLKERTNVANFPGHSGPITSIAFSENGYYLATAADDSSVKLWDLRKLKNFKTLQLDNNFEVKSLIFDQSGTYLALGGTDVQIYICKQWTEILHFTEHSGLTTGVAFGHHAKFIASTGMDRSLKFYSL, encoded by the exons ATGTCTCTGATCTGCTCTA TCTCCAATGAAGTGCCAGAACACCCCTGTGTGTCCCCTGTCTCTAATCATGTGTATGAGCGGCGGCTCATTGAGAAGTATATTGCAGAGAACGGCACAGATCCCATCAACAACCAGCCTCTGTCCGAGGAGCAGCTCATTGATATCAAAG TTGCTCACCCAATCCGGCCCAAGCCTCCCTCAGCCACCAGCATCCCAGCCATTCTGAAAGCCTTGCAGGATGAGTGG GATGCGGTCATGCTCCACAGCTTCACCCTGCGCCAGCAGCTGCAGACCACCCGCCAGGAGCTGTCCCACGCTCTGTACCAGCACGATGCCGCCTGCCGTGTCATTGCGCGTCTCACCAAGGAAGTCACTGCTGCCCGAGAAG CTCTGGCGACCCTGAAACCTCAGGCCGGTCTCATTGTGCCCCAGGCTGTGCCAAGCTCCCAGCCAAGTGTTGTG GGTGCAGGCGAGCCAATGGATTTGGGCGAACTGGTGGGAATGACTCCTGAGATTATTCAGAAG cTTCAGGACAAGGCCACCGTGCTCACCACGGAGCGGAAGAAG agaGGGAAGACTGTGCCTGAGGAGCTGGTGAAGCCAGAAGAGCTCAGCAAATACCGGCAGGTGGCATCACATGTG GGGCTGCACAGTGCTAGCATTCCCGGGATCCTTGCCCTGGACCTCTGCCCCTCTGACACCAACAAGATCCTCACTG GTGGGGCGGATAAGAATGTTGTCGTCTTCGACAAGAGTTCTGAGCAGATTTTGGCCACCCTCAAAGGCCATACCAAGAAGGTTACCAGTGTGGTTTTTCACCCTTCCCAG GAGCTGGTGTTTTCTGCCTCCCCCGATGCTACTATCAGGATTTGGTCGGTTCCGAATGCCTCTTGCGTACAGGTTGTTCGTGCCCACGAGAGCGCTGTGACAGGCCTCAGCCTCCACGCCACTGGTGACTATCTCCTGAGCTCCTCTGATGACCAG tACTGGGCCTTCTCTGACATCCAGACAGGACGTGTGCTCACCAAGGTGACCGATGAGACCTCTGGTTGCT CTCTCACCTGTGCGCAGTTCCACCCTGATGGACTCATTTTTGGAACAGGAACCATGGACTCTCAGATCAAGATCTGGGACTTGAAG GAGCGCACCAATGTGGCCAACTTCCCTGGCCACTCGGGCCCCATCACCAGCATTGCCTTCTCGGAGAACGGCTACTACCTGGCTACAGCGGCCGATGACTCCTCTGTTAAACTCTGGGATCTGCGCAAACTTAAGAACTTTAAGACATTGCAACTGGATAACAACTTTGAG GTGAAGTCACTGATCTTTGACCAGAGCGGTACTTACCTGGCCCTTGGCGGCACCGACGTCCAGATCTACATCTGTAAACAGTGGACGGAGATTCTTCACTTTACAG AGCACAGTGGCCTGACCACGGGGGTGGCCTTCGGACACCACGCCAAGTTCATTGCTTCCACAGGAATGGACCGGAGCCTCAAATTCTACAGCCTGTAG